The following are encoded together in the Streptomyces tsukubensis genome:
- a CDS encoding TetR/AcrR family transcriptional regulator — protein MPEGRDGAARPPGAARRRGRPPRALSEEGPAARELILKAAREEFAERGYDRTSIRGIAKVAGVDAALVHHYFGTKDDVFAAAIELSFAPALNLTAVLTGEEPGGGDGQGEPEDTRAPHETRDTLPRPEPGTPTTGPGGVRADQGIGERLIRLFIAVWEDPSTRAQLLAVVRSALTHEAAAEVLRGFLLRRLLRGIADELDVPEPRFRAELAASHLVGIAFARYVLKVEPLATADPERIVAMVAPTLQRYLTEA, from the coding sequence ATGCCGGAAGGGCGCGACGGTGCGGCGCGGCCCCCCGGCGCCGCCCGACGCAGAGGACGCCCCCCGCGCGCCCTGTCGGAAGAGGGCCCCGCGGCGCGCGAGCTGATCCTCAAGGCGGCGCGCGAGGAGTTCGCCGAGCGCGGCTACGACCGCACGTCCATCCGCGGCATCGCCAAGGTGGCGGGGGTCGACGCGGCCCTCGTCCACCACTACTTCGGTACGAAGGACGACGTCTTCGCGGCCGCCATCGAACTGTCCTTCGCGCCGGCCCTGAACCTCACCGCGGTCCTGACCGGCGAGGAGCCGGGCGGTGGGGACGGCCAGGGGGAGCCCGAGGACACCCGGGCACCCCACGAGACGCGCGACACACTCCCGCGGCCGGAGCCGGGGACACCCACCACAGGCCCCGGCGGTGTACGGGCCGACCAAGGCATCGGGGAGCGTCTGATCCGGCTCTTCATCGCCGTCTGGGAGGACCCCTCGACCCGCGCCCAGCTGCTCGCGGTCGTACGGTCCGCGCTGACCCACGAGGCCGCGGCCGAGGTGCTGCGCGGTTTCCTCCTGCGCAGGCTGTTGCGGGGGATCGCCGACGAACTCGACGTACCGGAACCGAGGTTCCGCGCGGAGCTCGCCGCCTCGCACCTCGTCGGTATCGCCTTCGCGCGGTACGTGCTCAAGGTGGAGCCGCTGGCCACGGCCGACCCGGAGAGGATCGTCGCGATGGTCGCGCCGACGCTCCAGCGCTACCTGACCGAGGCATGA
- the ilvD gene encoding dihydroxy-acid dehydratase yields the protein MPELRSRTVTHGRNMAGARALMRASGVASEDIGKPIIAVANSFTEFVPGHTHLQPVGRIVSEAIKAAGAVPREFNTIAVDDGIAMGHAGMLYSLPSRDLIADSVEYMTEAHCADALICISNCDKITPGMLMAALRLNIPTIFVSGGPMEAGQTTLVDGTVRKLDLITAISDSANEAVSDEDILRIEENACPTCGSCSGMFTANSMNCLTEAIGLALPGNGSVLATHTARKDLYERAGRTVVELAERYYGGDDDSVLPRNIATRAAFDNAMALDISMGGSTNTILHLLAAAQEAELDYDLEDMDAVSRRVPCLAKVAPNVAPGGVYYMEDVHRAGGIPAILGELYRGGMLNEDVHTVHSPGIKEWLDTWDVRGGSPSEQAVEMWHAAPGCVRSAEAFSQSERWDTLDTDAAGGCIRDIDHAYSKDGGLAVLKGNLAVDGAVVKTAGVDESIWTFEGPAVVCESQEDAVEKILRKEIKEGDVVVIRYEGPKGGPGMQEMLYPTSFLKGRGLGKACALVTDGRFSGGTSGLSIGHASPEAAAGGTIALVEDGDRIRIDIPGRTMDLLVPDEELAVRREALGGVYAPKDRDRKVSTALRAYAAMATSADKGAVRDVSLLGG from the coding sequence ATGCCCGAGCTGAGGTCCCGCACTGTCACCCACGGCCGCAACATGGCGGGCGCCCGCGCCCTTATGCGGGCGTCGGGCGTAGCGAGCGAGGACATCGGCAAGCCGATCATCGCCGTAGCCAACTCCTTCACCGAGTTCGTGCCGGGCCACACCCACCTCCAGCCCGTCGGCCGGATCGTGAGCGAGGCCATCAAGGCGGCCGGCGCCGTACCGCGCGAGTTCAACACGATCGCCGTCGACGACGGCATCGCGATGGGCCACGCGGGCATGCTCTACTCCCTGCCGTCCCGCGACCTGATCGCGGACTCCGTGGAGTACATGACGGAGGCGCACTGCGCCGACGCGCTGATCTGCATCTCCAACTGCGACAAGATCACCCCCGGCATGCTGATGGCCGCCCTGCGCCTCAACATCCCCACGATCTTCGTCTCCGGCGGCCCCATGGAGGCCGGGCAGACCACGCTGGTCGACGGCACGGTCCGCAAGCTGGACCTGATCACCGCCATCTCGGACTCCGCCAACGAGGCCGTCTCCGACGAGGACATCCTCCGTATCGAGGAGAACGCCTGCCCGACCTGCGGCTCGTGTTCCGGCATGTTCACCGCCAACTCGATGAACTGCCTGACCGAGGCCATCGGCCTGGCCCTCCCCGGCAACGGCTCGGTGCTCGCCACCCACACCGCACGCAAGGACCTGTACGAGCGTGCGGGCCGCACGGTCGTGGAACTGGCCGAGCGGTACTACGGCGGTGACGACGACTCGGTGCTGCCCAGGAACATCGCGACCCGCGCCGCCTTCGACAACGCCATGGCGCTCGACATCTCCATGGGCGGCTCCACCAACACGATCCTGCACCTGCTCGCCGCCGCCCAGGAGGCCGAGCTGGACTACGACCTGGAGGACATGGACGCCGTCTCGCGCCGCGTCCCCTGCCTCGCCAAGGTCGCCCCGAACGTGGCCCCCGGCGGCGTCTACTACATGGAGGACGTCCACAGGGCCGGTGGCATCCCCGCCATCCTGGGAGAGCTGTACCGCGGCGGCATGCTCAACGAGGACGTCCACACCGTGCACTCGCCCGGCATCAAGGAGTGGCTCGACACCTGGGACGTGCGCGGCGGCTCCCCCTCCGAGCAGGCCGTCGAGATGTGGCACGCGGCCCCCGGCTGTGTCCGCTCCGCCGAGGCGTTCTCGCAGTCCGAGCGGTGGGACACCCTCGACACGGACGCGGCGGGCGGCTGCATCAGGGACATCGACCACGCCTACTCCAAGGACGGCGGACTCGCGGTCCTCAAGGGCAACCTGGCCGTCGACGGCGCCGTCGTGAAGACCGCGGGCGTCGACGAGTCGATCTGGACCTTCGAGGGCCCCGCCGTCGTCTGCGAGTCGCAGGAGGACGCGGTCGAGAAGATCCTCCGCAAGGAGATCAAGGAGGGCGACGTCGTCGTCATCCGCTACGAGGGCCCCAAGGGCGGCCCCGGTATGCAGGAGATGCTCTACCCGACCTCGTTCCTCAAGGGCCGGGGCCTCGGCAAGGCCTGCGCGCTGGTGACCGACGGCCGCTTCTCCGGCGGTACGTCGGGACTGTCCATCGGCCACGCCTCCCCTGAGGCGGCGGCGGGCGGCACCATCGCGCTCGTCGAGGACGGCGACAGGATCCGTATCGACATCCCCGGCCGCACGATGGACCTCCTCGTCCCCGACGAGGAACTCGCCGTGCGCCGCGAGGCCCTCGGTGGGGTCTACGCGCCGAAGGACCGCGACCGCAAGGTCTCCACGGCGCTGCGTGCGTACGCCGCCATGGCGACCAGCGCCGACAAGGGCGCCGTGCGGGACGTGAGCCTGCTCGGCGGCTGA
- a CDS encoding serine/threonine-protein kinase: MPPRTNAARPDAGAEPPEQAGQYRLLSRLGSGGMGVVHLARSASGLTLAVKVVHPQHANDPEFRDRFRQEVAAARKVSGAFTASVVDADPDAERPWMATLHVAGPTLAEHVKAYGPLPAAQVRHLAAGLAEALRDIHRAGVVHRDLKPSNVLLAEDTPKVIDFGISRPFDSQLHTETGKLIGTPPFMAPEQFSRPREVGPAADVFALGSVLVHAATGRGPFDSDSPYIVAYQVVHDEPDLNGMPADLVPIVARCLAKEPGDRPAPDELMAELRGVAALYDTQSFVPAPRPSFGSVSWTGAGPYPDAVPRQRAGEGRGHSGGTNRLDKGGGDRGGTGADADTSSGYGGGGGSEGGSGARARRGRRRILPVCAAGAVLTVGAVLAVAFGGAGDPAGAGSGRTGAVKHGGEAFRAWHTVVGAKGHGRAMTFCSAEYAAAEAVYCARAGVLAAAVDPSDGHIRWQRDGGAGLPATPVMAGGLLHVVTPGAKRLVALDPASGRTRWTKDLAPYDGQVTSAGSTVLLTSPDGTVTGVDAATGKTRWSGKVDGDPHPHFTYHGRDGLAYTTAATSDGSGTLVGAVDPESGATRWQHRFEGQLTPFGSWDGSVYLLALDDASRTVAVVRYDPSDRTTHRVALRYPLAQGRATVRDSTVYLLGEGGALLALDMREGRESWRLDTSVSRGSTPVMDGGHVYFTAADGRLIAVDAREGRLLGQTGPRLGAADGTVVADVPAPVITQRGQVYASAPDGTVFGVDGRDPGRW, encoded by the coding sequence ATGCCGCCACGAACCAACGCCGCCCGGCCGGACGCCGGGGCGGAACCGCCGGAGCAGGCGGGGCAGTACCGCCTCCTCTCCCGGCTCGGTTCCGGCGGTATGGGCGTGGTGCACCTGGCACGTTCCGCTTCCGGTCTGACACTGGCCGTGAAGGTGGTGCACCCGCAGCACGCCAACGACCCGGAGTTCAGGGACAGGTTCCGGCAGGAGGTGGCGGCGGCGCGGAAGGTCAGTGGCGCCTTCACCGCTTCCGTGGTGGACGCGGACCCGGACGCGGAACGCCCGTGGATGGCCACCCTCCATGTCGCGGGCCCCACCCTCGCGGAGCACGTCAAGGCCTACGGGCCGCTGCCCGCGGCTCAGGTGAGGCACCTCGCGGCGGGGCTCGCGGAGGCGCTGCGGGACATCCACAGGGCCGGGGTGGTCCACCGCGACCTCAAGCCGAGCAATGTCCTGCTCGCCGAGGACACACCGAAGGTCATCGACTTCGGTATCTCCCGCCCCTTTGACAGTCAACTGCACACCGAGACGGGTAAGTTGATCGGCACTCCGCCGTTCATGGCACCTGAGCAGTTCAGCAGACCGCGGGAGGTGGGGCCCGCCGCTGACGTCTTCGCGCTCGGCTCCGTCCTCGTGCACGCGGCGACCGGGCGGGGTCCTTTCGACTCCGACAGCCCGTACATCGTGGCGTACCAAGTGGTCCACGACGAGCCGGATCTGAACGGTATGCCGGCGGATCTCGTCCCCATCGTCGCGCGCTGTCTCGCGAAGGAGCCCGGGGACAGGCCCGCGCCCGACGAGTTGATGGCCGAGCTCAGGGGCGTCGCCGCGCTGTACGACACGCAGTCGTTCGTACCGGCCCCTCGGCCGTCGTTCGGGAGCGTGTCCTGGACCGGGGCGGGGCCGTACCCGGACGCGGTGCCGAGACAGCGGGCCGGGGAAGGACGAGGCCACTCCGGTGGGACGAACCGCCTGGACAAGGGTGGCGGCGACAGGGGCGGTACGGGGGCCGACGCGGACACGAGCAGCGGATACGGAGGCGGGGGCGGGAGTGAGGGCGGCTCCGGCGCGCGCGCCCGGCGCGGGCGGCGGCGAATCCTCCCTGTCTGCGCCGCTGGTGCCGTTCTCACCGTAGGCGCCGTACTCGCGGTGGCGTTCGGTGGCGCGGGCGATCCGGCCGGCGCGGGCTCCGGGCGGACCGGGGCAGTGAAACACGGCGGCGAGGCCTTCCGTGCCTGGCACACCGTCGTGGGGGCGAAGGGGCACGGCCGGGCCATGACGTTCTGTTCCGCCGAGTACGCGGCGGCCGAGGCGGTGTACTGCGCGCGGGCCGGGGTCCTCGCCGCCGCCGTCGACCCGTCGGACGGCCACATCCGCTGGCAGCGCGACGGGGGTGCCGGGCTGCCGGCCACTCCCGTGATGGCCGGAGGCCTGCTGCACGTCGTGACTCCGGGTGCGAAGCGTCTCGTGGCCCTCGATCCGGCTTCGGGGAGGACCCGTTGGACCAAGGACCTCGCCCCCTACGACGGCCAGGTCACGAGCGCGGGCTCGACCGTACTGCTGACCTCCCCCGATGGCACGGTCACCGGTGTCGACGCGGCGACGGGCAAGACCCGCTGGAGCGGCAAGGTGGACGGTGACCCGCATCCCCACTTCACCTACCACGGGCGTGACGGGCTCGCCTACACCACGGCGGCCACGTCCGACGGGTCGGGAACGCTGGTCGGCGCGGTCGATCCGGAGAGCGGGGCCACGCGCTGGCAGCACCGTTTCGAGGGGCAGTTGACGCCGTTCGGGAGCTGGGACGGTTCGGTCTACCTCCTCGCACTCGACGACGCTTCCCGGACGGTGGCCGTGGTCCGCTACGACCCTTCCGACCGGACCACACACCGGGTCGCGCTGCGGTATCCGCTGGCGCAGGGGCGGGCCACCGTACGGGACTCTACGGTCTATCTGCTGGGCGAGGGCGGCGCGCTCCTCGCGCTCGACATGCGCGAGGGCCGCGAGAGCTGGCGGCTCGACACCTCGGTCAGCAGGGGCTCCACCCCCGTGATGGACGGCGGGCACGTCTACTTCACGGCCGCCGACGGCCGGCTCATCGCGGTGGACGCCCGCGAGGGGCGGCTCCTGGGGCAGACGGGGCCTCGGCTCGGCGCCGCCGACGGGACCGTGGTGGCGGACGTTCCCGCACCTGTCATCACCCAGCGGGGCCAGGTGTACGCGAGCGCGCCCGACGGCACGGTGTTCGGCGTGGACGGGCGGGATCCCGGGCGTTGGTAG